A genome region from Nitrospira sp. includes the following:
- a CDS encoding NYN domain-containing protein: protein MATHLLVDGYNLVGSAGMALPAGSGRLEAARETLLKSLAGYRQRKGHAITVVFDGWQGGLGAEHREFQSGVEVVYSKRGERADQVIQRLARLYGRDCAVVSSDHEVVNSARAAGAFVIGAAEFRAKLHDRSFTPSPVAFKELDRGPDDVVKRSKDKGGNPRKLPKSQRKRKHQLREF from the coding sequence ATGGCAACACATCTTCTTGTCGATGGGTATAACCTTGTCGGAAGCGCCGGAATGGCCCTCCCCGCCGGTTCCGGACGCCTGGAGGCGGCGCGTGAGACGCTCCTCAAGAGCCTGGCCGGGTACCGTCAACGAAAAGGCCATGCCATCACCGTCGTCTTCGACGGCTGGCAGGGCGGGCTGGGCGCGGAACATCGCGAATTTCAATCCGGTGTCGAAGTCGTCTATTCCAAGCGAGGTGAACGGGCCGACCAGGTGATTCAACGTCTCGCCCGGTTATACGGCCGGGACTGCGCGGTGGTGTCTTCGGACCATGAAGTGGTCAATTCGGCCAGGGCGGCCGGCGCGTTCGTCATCGGCGCGGCGGAGTTTCGCGCCAAGTTACACGATCGGTCGTTCACCCCGTCGCCTGTGGCCTTTAAAGAGCTGGATCGAGGGCCGGATGATGTGGTGAAACGATCCAAGGACAAGGGGGGGAATCCCCGCAAGCTGCCGAAGTCCCAACGTAAACGAAAGCATCAGCTTAGGGAATTTTGA
- a CDS encoding TatD family hydrolase, giving the protein MLIDTHTHLDDARYESDREAMIARAREAGVESMITIGCDLATSRSAVALAGQYPFVYASIGVHPHEVKHITDEWYDEFRKLALDRKVVAYGEIGLDYHYNHSDPELQRRRFREQIQLARELTLPVIIHTREAQDDTVRILKEERASEIGGVFHCFSGDAWLAKDAIELGFYLSFSGILTFQNATMLREIAKTVPADRLLIETDCPYLTPVPHRGKRNEPAYVKHVAELLATITADNARVTIEDVGRRTSENARRLFKIP; this is encoded by the coding sequence ATGCTGATCGACACCCATACCCATCTCGACGATGCGCGTTACGAATCGGACCGTGAGGCGATGATCGCCCGTGCGCGCGAGGCCGGTGTGGAATCGATGATCACCATCGGCTGCGACCTTGCGACCAGCCGGTCGGCTGTGGCCCTCGCCGGCCAGTATCCCTTCGTGTATGCCTCGATCGGCGTGCACCCCCATGAAGTCAAACACATCACTGACGAGTGGTACGATGAGTTCCGGAAACTGGCCCTCGACAGGAAGGTGGTGGCCTATGGCGAGATCGGTCTCGATTACCATTACAACCACTCCGATCCGGAATTACAGCGCCGGCGCTTTCGCGAGCAGATTCAATTGGCGCGTGAACTGACGCTCCCGGTCATCATCCACACCAGAGAAGCGCAGGACGATACCGTTCGAATTTTGAAGGAAGAACGGGCCTCAGAAATCGGCGGGGTGTTTCACTGTTTTTCGGGAGATGCCTGGCTGGCAAAGGATGCGATTGAACTGGGGTTCTATCTCTCGTTCTCCGGCATCCTGACCTTTCAGAATGCGACCATGCTGCGCGAGATCGCCAAGACGGTCCCGGCGGACCGGCTGCTCATTGAAACCGATTGCCCCTATCTCACGCCGGTCCCCCACCGCGGCAAACGCAACGAACCGGCTTATGTGAAGCACGTGGCCGAATTGCTGGCGACGATCACCGCCGACAACGCCCGCGTGACCATTGAAGACGTAGGCCGCCGCACCAGTGAGAATGCCCGCCGCCTGTTCAAAATTCCCTAA
- a CDS encoding N-acetylmuramoyl-L-alanine amidase — translation MAHVVSLVQHLLTLAFACVLLSVGPSFGADTTTDPSWPQFPQVSTGEPSPRFLLVKQDHTAPSRYPIIVRDLRTWSTAEGTRLVLDLNHKTSFSETHLRNPDRVLIEVNNAILGKSSKQRVSGGTIPQTFQIAQSRPRVVSITLTRNQNSRYKVFSLDNPDRLVIDITQRPKDKIRQIGETSATSPQAPAVSLPTPPAIPSPTVTEPARPVAPKPASPIQTIVIDPGHGGKDPGTVGQHGTTEKDVTLKVSLLLKSLLSSLPNTRVLMTRERDAFIELEDRAKFANGKDADLFISIHVNSHPHKGVRGLEIYHFGEAKDQRALEVAARENGTPLNNTGVGWEYLVADLLTSKKIEHSLDLAWTAKQAMVTNLNGRYSTIDHGVKTAPFYVLRFTTMPSILAEIAFMSNPAEEEQMRSQPFLAHIAESIFEGVKTYLHANPPR, via the coding sequence GTGGCTCATGTTGTCTCTTTGGTCCAGCACCTTCTCACGCTCGCGTTCGCCTGTGTCCTGCTGAGTGTAGGCCCTTCATTCGGCGCCGATACCACGACCGACCCGTCCTGGCCGCAGTTTCCTCAGGTCTCCACGGGGGAGCCGTCCCCTCGGTTCCTGCTGGTCAAACAAGACCACACCGCCCCCTCACGATATCCGATCATCGTCCGCGACCTTCGCACGTGGTCTACCGCCGAGGGCACACGCCTCGTACTCGACCTGAATCACAAGACCTCCTTCTCCGAAACGCATCTGCGCAACCCCGACCGAGTGCTCATCGAGGTGAATAACGCGATCCTGGGAAAGTCCTCCAAGCAGCGCGTGTCGGGCGGGACGATCCCGCAAACGTTTCAAATTGCGCAAAGCCGGCCGCGAGTCGTCAGCATCACGCTGACACGCAACCAGAATTCCCGCTACAAAGTGTTCTCGCTCGACAATCCGGACCGCCTCGTCATCGATATCACACAGCGTCCAAAAGATAAGATCCGTCAGATCGGGGAGACCTCGGCGACGTCGCCACAGGCTCCGGCCGTCTCCTTGCCGACCCCGCCGGCGATTCCGAGTCCCACCGTCACGGAACCGGCTCGCCCGGTGGCGCCCAAACCGGCGAGCCCGATCCAGACCATCGTCATCGACCCCGGACATGGAGGGAAAGACCCCGGCACGGTAGGACAGCACGGCACGACGGAAAAAGATGTGACGTTGAAGGTCAGCCTGCTGCTCAAATCGTTGCTCAGCTCCTTGCCGAACACACGTGTCCTGATGACGCGTGAGCGCGATGCATTTATCGAGCTGGAAGACCGGGCCAAGTTCGCGAACGGGAAGGACGCAGACCTGTTCATCTCCATCCACGTCAACTCCCACCCACACAAGGGCGTCCGTGGGCTGGAGATCTACCATTTCGGTGAAGCCAAGGATCAGCGCGCCCTGGAAGTGGCCGCGCGAGAAAACGGTACCCCGTTGAATAATACCGGGGTGGGCTGGGAATACCTCGTCGCCGACCTGCTCACGAGCAAGAAGATCGAGCATTCGCTCGATCTCGCCTGGACGGCCAAGCAGGCGATGGTGACAAACCTCAACGGGCGCTATAGCACAATTGACCACGGGGTGAAGACCGCCCCTTTTTACGTGCTCCGATTCACCACCATGCCCAGCATTCTCGCCGAAATCGCCTTCATGTCGAACCCCGCTGAAGAAGAGCAAATGCGCTCACAGCCGTTCCTGGCACATATCGCGGAATCGATTTTCGAAGGGGTCAAAACCTACCTCCACGCCAATCCTCCCAGATGA